One stretch of Telopea speciosissima isolate NSW1024214 ecotype Mountain lineage unplaced genomic scaffold, Tspe_v1 Tspe_v1.0419, whole genome shotgun sequence DNA includes these proteins:
- the LOC122648066 gene encoding uncharacterized protein LOC122648066: MELGKEVNGDEVKRVVFSLKSSKAPGPDGFGAGFYKHSWEVIGEELTHAVQWFFVNSFMPRSINATFITLVLKLGDVSTFAGFRPIALRNLLYKIITKILSNRIQHVIGSVVSHNQSAFIKGRSIVDNILVCHDIVRGIKQKAASPTAVLKVDLHKAYDSLSRKFLFDVMGRMGFLDKFIGWVKACVTTPMFSILINGSPTGFFNGGRGIRQGDPLSPYLFTLAMEAFSRIMRRLEIDGQIKLLPRCKSFHLSHLIFVDDLMIFVKGNRDSILASLGGLDEFIALSGLQLNRSKSSIILGGLTQTSSLELLDLMGFSKTKLPIRYLGVPLGFGRLSMKDCSPILDLFCRKLEGWKARFLSYAGHLQLLASVLQGSYIYWAGIFGLPGHVITKLESIFGSRICYDAGSYSLAARHACVKEIVRDGDWNPGPSTSFDLIDIWRALPTIEKFHDEVPDLTVWTGNSLGNFTSKSAWNAIRTRTTSTDWSEAFWFERGINSHCFIAWRCLSDALPTRDNLIHRHILAPHHCEFCWAGTESRNHLFFGCPFSTDIWKIIYKLCFHDGTMPSNVIDAAISVRYAAGRAGKLGLVTKLAFCATIKHIWSERNFRIFRNKIRPKDQIIGAIKGDVIGRLSSISLEGDPTTANLHIAAKWGLQVHWAARIPKACSWFAPNPNMVALHCDGSLANDKASFGGLIRDGCGDPIAAYAGLGEDLSVLSMELKAIYKGISLCIEKGLYDVSVRSDSKLAVDILNG; encoded by the exons ATGGAGCTTGGCAAGGAGGTAAATGGAGACGAGGTTAAAAGAGTTGTGTTTAGTTTAAAATCCTCTAAAGCCCCAGGGCCTGATGGTTTCGGGGCTGGCTTTTACAAGCACTCGTGGGAGGTCATTGGTGAGGAGCTAACACATGCTGTCCAATGGTTCTTTGTGAACTCCTTCATGCCCCGTTCTATTAACGCAACCTTTATTACTTTGGTTCTGAAGTTAGGGGATGTCTCCACTTTTGCGGGGTTTCGGCCAATTGCTCTACGTAATCTCCTATACAAGATTATTACTAAAATCCTTTCCAATAGGATCCAGCATGTTATTGGGAGTGTGGTCAGCCATAATCAGTCAGCTTTCATCAAGGGCAGGTCTATTGTTGACAATATACTtgtttgccatgatattgtgcGAGGTATCAAACAAAAAGCTGCCAGCCCTACTGCAGTTTTGAAGGTGGATCTTCACAAGGCCTACGACTCTCTAAGTaggaaatttttgtttgatgtgaTGGGAAGAATGGGATTCTTAGATAAGTTCATAGGGTGGGTGAAGGCCTGTGTAACCACTCCTATGTTCTCTATCCTTATAAATGGCAGCCCGACAGGTTTCTTCAATGGAGGGAGAGGGATTAGACAAGGGGATCCACTGTCCCCCTATCTGTTCACCCTTGCTATGGAGGCCTTCTCTAGAATTATGCGAAGGCTTGAGATTGATGGTCAGATTAAGCTGCTGCCCCGCTGTAAATCATTTCACCTTTCACACCTCATTTTTGTAgatgatcttatgatttttgtgaaggggaACCGCGATTCTATTTTAGCTAGTTTGGGGGGTCTGGATGAGTTTATTGCCCTCTCCGGGCTTCAACTTAACagatctaagtcctctattattttagggggccttacccaaactAGCAGTCTGGAACTTTTGGATTTAATGGGTTTTTCGAAAACCAAGCTGCCTATTAGGTACCTTGGAGTTCCTCTTGGGTTTGGTAGGTTATCCATGAAAGATTGCAGCCCCATCTTGGACTTGTTTTGTCGAAAGTTGGAAGGGTGGAAGGCTAGATTCCTCTCTTATGCTGGTCATCTTCAACTCTtagcttcagttcttcaaggAAGTTACATTTACTGGGCAGGGATTTTTGGCCTTCCTGGTCATGTTATCACCAAGCTGGAGTCTAT ATTTGGTAGCAGGATATGCTACGACGCAGGCTCCTACTCTCTTGCTGCCCGACATGCGTGTGTCAAGGAGATTGTGCGTGATGGAGATTGGAACCCTGGCCCCTCTACATCTTTTGACCtcattgatatttggagggcccttccaaccattgaaaaatttcaCGATGAGGTTCCGGATTTGACGGTTTGGACTGGCAACTCTTTGGGTAATTTCACTTCCAAATCAGCCTGGAATGCTATCCGCACAAGAACTACCAGTACAGATTGGAGTGAAGCTTTTTGGTTTGAAAGGGGTATTAATTCCCATTGCTTTATAGCTTGGAGATGCCTTTCGGATGCCCTCCCTACAAGGGACAACCTCATTCATAGACATATTCTGGCTCCTCATCATTGTgagttttgctgggctggaactgaaagcaggaatcatcttttctttgggtGCCCATTCTCTACTGacatttggaaaattatttataaGCTTTGCTTTCATGATGGAACCATGCCAAGCAATGTCATTGATGCAGCCATCTCGGTTAGATATGCCGCAGGTAGAGCAGGGAAGTTGGGGCTGGTCACCAAGCTTGCGTTCTGTGCCACAATCAAGCATATCTGGTCggagagaaatttcagaattttcaggAACAAAATTAGACCTAAGGACCAGATCATAGGGGCTATAAAGGGGGATGTTATTGGCAGattatcttccatttctttggaGGGTGACCCTACTACTGCCAACCTTCATATTGCTGCCAAATGGGGTCTTCAAGTTCATTGGGCTGCTCGAATTCCAAAGGCCTGCTCTTGGTTTGCCCCTAATCCGAatatggttgctctccattgtgatgggtctcttgCAAATGACAAAGCAAGCTTTGGGGGCCTCATTCGTGATGGATGTGGGGACCCCATAGCTGCCTATGCTGGTCTAGGGGAAGATCTTTCGGTGCTGTCCATGGAGCTTAAGGCTATTTACAAAGGAATTTCCCTTTGTATCGAGAAGGGCTTGTATGATGTTTCTGTTAGGTCGGATTCGAAGCTGGCCGTCGACATTTTGAATGGGTAG